A genomic segment from Spinacia oleracea cultivar Varoflay chromosome 3, BTI_SOV_V1, whole genome shotgun sequence encodes:
- the LOC110797658 gene encoding peroxidase 5 — MAQIRKCLQISTTNTIAFSILVLFSLTGFLEADLQRGFYMQSCPMAEFIVKDEVRQAFFSNRGYAAGLVRLHFHDCFVRGCDASVLLDSTPGNTAEKDAPANNPSLRGFDVIDNAKARIENMCPGVVSCADIVAFAARDSVEMTGGFGYDVPAGRRDGRVSLESDIKKNLPPAFADADLLTKIFASKGLSQDEMVILSGAHTIGRAHCTSFTDRLYTFNSATGQDPSMNSAYAAQLKQQCPSGNAGANIVVPMDPISPVVSDTAYYRDILNHRGLFTSDQALLSNTDTAGLVTQYANSPGLWGRKFADAMGAMGQIGVLTGDEGEIRINCRVVN, encoded by the exons ATGGCCCAAATTAGGAAATGTCTTCAAATTTCTACAACTAATACAATAGCCTTTTCAATCTTGGTCTTGTTCAGTCTTACTGGTTTCTTAGAAGCAGACCTTCAACGCGGTTTCTATATGCAGTCATGCCCCATGGCTGAGTTCATCGTCAAAGATGAGGTTCGACAAGCATTTTTCAGCAACAGGGGATATGCTGCTGGCCTTGTCAGGCTGCATTTCCATGATTGTTTCGTTAGA GGATGTGATGCATCAGTACTCCTTGATTCAACTCCAGGAAACACAGCCGAGAAAGATGCACCAGCGAATAATCCCAGCTTACGAGGGTTTGATGTCATTGATAATGCAAAGGCTCGAATTGAAAATATGTGTCCAGGAGTTGTTTCGTGTGCTGATATAGTAGCATTTGCTGCTAGAGACAGTGTTGAAATG ACTGGGGGATTTGGCTATGATGTTCCTGCAGGAAGAAGAGATGGTAGGGTTTCCCTAGAATCAGACATCAAGAAGAACTTGCCTCCAGCATTTGCAGATGCTGATCTACTCACTAAAATATTTGCCAGCAAAGGATTATCACAAGACGAGATGGTTATCCTATCTG GAGCTCATACCATAGGCCGTGCTCACTGCACTTCCTTCACCGATAGACTATACACTTTCAACTCAGCAACAGGGCAAGACCCCAGTATGAACTCGGCTTATGCAGCTCAACTGAAGCAGCAGTGCCCATCAGGAAATGCCGGTGCCAACATTGTGGTCCCAATGGATCCTATCAGTCCCGTTGTTTCTGACACTGCTTACTACCGAGACATCCTGAACCACCGCGGTTTGTTCACATCAGATCAGGCACTATTGTCAAACACTGATACTGCAGGCCTAGTTACTCAGTATGCAAACAGTCCAGGGCTTTGGGGAAGGAAGTTTGCTGATGCTATGGGTGCCATGGGTCAGATTGGTGTCCTAACTGGTGATGAAGGGGAAATCCGAATAAATTGTAGGGTAGTTAATTAA